Sequence from the Wielerella bovis genome:
TGTCGGCATTGGCAATCAAATCCACATAGCGTTGGCGATATTTCGTTTCTTGGTCGGTCAAACCGTGGAATTTGCTCGGCAAAGGGCGCAAAGATTTGGACAACAAACGAATTGCCGACACGCGCACCGTCAATTCGCCATGGTTGGTTTTGAACAACGTGCCTTCCGCGCCAATGATGTCGCCCATGTCCCAACGGTTGAACGCGTCCAAAGTTTCTTGGCTCACGCCTTTATTGTTTAAATACAATTGGATATTGCCCGTCATGTCTTGCACGGTCGCAAAGCTGGCTTTACCCATTTGGCGTTTCAACATCATGCGCCCCGCGATTTTCACGCGGATTTCTTGCGGGTCAAGTTCTTCTTTGGGCGTTTTACCATATTGGTTTTGCAAATCTTGCGCGAAACGGTCGCGGCGGAAATCGTTGGGGAATGCCACGCCTTGTGTGCGGATTTCATTCAGTTTTTCGCGGCGAATGGCGATGATTTGGTTTTCGTCTAATTGTTCTTCGGGAGTGGGGATTGGGGTTTGGTCGGTCATTTGGTTTTCTCAAAAATAAATAAAAATGTTTCAGGCTGCCTTACAGTACACGACAATTTTTTTGAAGTTACCACTAACTTATTCCTTCCCCCGCCAGACTGGAGAGGGAGCAAGTTTCAGGCAACCCAAAGTTTTTGTCGTGTACTGTAAGGCTGCCTGAAAGGGCAAATATCTTATTTTACGCGGATTAATTTATTTTTTGAATATGTAGAGGGTAATGATAATTCATTTTATGGCTGTTTTTTGTTTTAACCGACTATAGGGTTAATCGCAGTTCGTTTTACACTTGCTTCTGCAGGCAAAAATCGTCAACTGCTACATTAAAAATACACGCTAATCATGCCATTGGTTTACATTTTATAGTGAATTCAATTTAAACCAGTAATCGTTGCCAACTTCCTTATGTACTTGTACTAGGTGTATACAGCGTTCGTTGTTGCCCTGTTCTGATTTTAAATTGAATCCACTTATTAGTTAGGCAAGTTCGTTTCACTACTTGCCTTAAATTTATCATTTTTTGCTGACAAAATTCTGGTACAAAGCAAAATGCATTAGCCTTTAGGTTATCGCTAGGAGTTTATAGGTTAATCTTTTTTGATATATGTCAAGCAGCGTTAAGAAAAAATGAGAATGGGTTTGACTAATCATTAAAAAAACCTATAATTAAATCAATAAAAGTAATTAAATGTAGTCAATTTTATTCTAAATAAAACGATAAATTAAAATAAATTTTATTTATATCAATAAGACTTAAAATTTTCAGCCTATATTTTCTTACAAGAGGAATAATCATGTTATCTACCACACATCTCAATATAACTGCTCACCAGCCAGTTATGCCAGAACCCACTATTACGCATAGCACACATAATTTACGCAATTTTTATGGCGATGAATACACGATTTATTGCACAGAAGAAGAAACACAATTTCCTGATGGTTGCTTAATTACTTCGCGTACCGATATTCATGGCATTATTACCCATGCCAATGATGCATTTGTGCGGATGAGTGGCTGGTCGCGTGATGAGTTAATTGGTAGTCCACATAGCATTTTGCGTCATCCCGATATGCCAGCGGTGGCGTTTAAGGATTTGTGGGATACTTTGCAACGTGGTGAAAAGTGGCATGGCTATGTGAAAAATTTGCGTAAAGATGGTGGTTTTTATTGGGTGTATGCAACTGCTGTACCCAATATTCGCAATGGTGTAGTGGAAGGTTACACTTCTGTACGCCGTAAACCTGACCCTAATAAAGTGGTGGAATGCACAGAGTTATATGTTAAATTATTACAAGAAGAGCGTGCAGCTTAAACAATTATTTTTTGTGTGTCTGCGAAACCGCAGTTTGGTTGGATAGGTATGCTATCTATCCATATTGAGTTTTGCAGAAAATCTTTTATAGTCGGTTAAAATAAAAATAATACAACTATTGGTACACAGGGGTTGTTATTTTTTTTGTCTTATTTCTATTTTAAATGACTATATTGGCGGCAGCGTTGTTATGAGCGACTCTGCCGAAAATTTTTCAGGCTGCTACTTGTGTTTAATACCATTATGTTGTTATTGGACACTGTTAATAAGGCAGCCTGAAAATGGATACGATATCCACTGGTCTATCTTCTAAATTATTTTGCAATTAAGGTGTTTTATGAGTCAAACAGCTTTTGAAACAATTTTAAATCAATTACATAGTGATTCATCTGATATTCTATCATCTGCAATAGTTGCAACAGATGGTATTCCGTTATGTTCGATATTGGGACGTCATGCTAATCCAGATCGTGTGGGTGGTATGGCGGCATCAATGCTTTCTTTGGGTAATCGTGCTGTCAAAGAAATGGTCGGCGGTAACTTGAAACAAACCATTATTGAAGGTAGTGATGGCTATATTGTGCTGGTTCAAGCTGATGAGCATACTGTATTAATTGTTACTGCACGACAAGATGCTAAATTGGGCATGATTTTGGTATATGTACGCGAGGCTGCGAAAAAAATCCAATTAAACAGTCATAACTAATGATTAAGTAACACAAAGTATTTGAGGAAATAGAGAATTATGATGAATAAAATTCACAATATGCCCCAGCCAGTAGGGGTTTATCAAGAACAACAAAACACTTATTTTGATGGCAATAGTCGCACAATTTACACAACTGATATTGAAACTGAATTTCCCGATGGCTGCTTGATTACTTCTCGCACTGATACCAATGGTGTTATTACGCATGCGAATGAATCATTTGTTAAATTAAGTGGTTGGACGCGTGATGAAATTATTGGTCAGCCACATGGTATTTTGCGCCACCCTGATATGCCCAAAGCGGCATTTGCTGATATGTGGGACACCTTAAAACGCGGCGAAAAATGGCATGGTTATGTAAAAAATCTACGCAAAGATGGTGGTTTTTATTGGGTTTATGCCACCGTTATTCCCAATATTCGCAATGGACAAACAGTTGGTTATACCTCTGTTCGCCGTAAGCCATGTCGTGATAAAATTGAAGCCGCTAAAGCGCAATACGCTCAAATGCTTGCAGAAGAACATGCTTAATCTCATATAATAAATAGGATTTACCCCATTATGCTGAATTTTTTAATTGCTCCAGATTTTCCCCCAGAATATTTTGCGGGCTGGCATATGTTCAACACGCAGTTGCAACGATTAACGGACAATACCATTCATTTGCATACACCTGCTGATTACCGTGAACAAAATGAAATGATTAATGGTAGTAAAATCACATTGATTTATGCCAATCCATTTGATGCGTCTGCATTGGTACGCGACAAAGGTTATTTGCCATTGGCTCGTCCCATCAACAAATCAGATGAAATGATTATCGCCACATATGCCGATAGTCCATACAATCATTCCGATGAATTGACCGCAGGTTGTCGAATTTTGGTAACAGAAAATCACGACATCGAGTTGATTGGCTTACGATTATTAGAATCAGCAGGTTTAACCGAAGAGACCATTAACTTCTTAAAAGCAGATACTTTCCAAGAAGCCGCACGCCGATTGATTGCAGGCGAAGCCGAAGCAGCCTTTTTCTTGGCAAGTACTTTCCGCAGTTTCAGTCGTGCCACATTAGGCAGCCTGAAAATTCTGATGGAAAGCCATATCAACGATTTAAGCCATGTGGTTTTATTGCATCCCGATTATGCAGAATTTCAAGAGACCCTGCGTGATGCGTTTGTGAAAATCAATACCACTCCAGCGGGTCAAATGGTTTTGGAAGATTTATCCATTCCCGAAGGTTTTGCGCCATTATCACAAGAAGACGCAGAATTTATGATTGACTTGATTGAAACATTACGCGATTAATCGTGTTGGTTTTCAGGCTGCCTTTGAAAATAAGGCAGCCTGAAAAATGTTTTTCACTTGCATTTTGTAGACAAATTGCCTACACTTCAAACCGTTTATATTATTTCAAACAAACAATGAACGACCCCGAACTTTCGGATAGTACAAAAAATTCAATACAAAAGGCAGCCTGAAAAAATACACAACGTTTTCAGGCTGCCTTTTGCTGCTTTTTATTACTCATTATTAAGGACAATCCAACAATGGACTTATCTTGGCTAGCCGAACCACAGACATGGATAGGCTTCGCAACTTTGCTGATACTGGAAGTGGTACTTGGCATAGACAATTTGGTTTTTGTAGCGATTTTGGCAAATAAAGTCAAACCCGCGCAACGTGACCACGCCCGTATTACAGGGCTGACACTTGCTGTTGTCATTCGCATCATCATGCTCGCTTTCATGGCGAAAATCATGACGCTGACACAACCATGGTTTCATGTTGGCTCGCATCCCGTATCAGGCAAAGATTTGATTATGTTTGTTGGCGGCATTTTTTTGCTATACAAAGCCACGACCGAATTACACGAACGCTTGGAAGGTGAAAATCATTTTGCGGTAGCGGATACGCATAAAAAACATGCTGCTTTTTGGGGCGTGGTGGCGCAGATTTTGGTGTTGGATGCCGTATTTTCCATTGACAGCGTGATTACGGCGGTAGCGATGGTTGACCATATTGTTGTGGCGATGGCTGCGGTAATTGTGGCGATGGCGTGCATGATTACCGCCAGCAAACCGCTGACCGAATTTGTGGACAAACACCCAACAGTAGTCATGCTGTGTTTGGGCTTTTTGTTGATGATTGGTTTCAGTTTAATCGCCGAAGCCTTCCATTTCCACATTCCGAAAGGTTATTTGTATGCCGCGATTGGTTTTTCTATTTTGATTGAAATTTTCAACCAAGTATCACAAAAAAACATCAAGCGTAAAGATTACATCAGCAGTTCATGGCGACAACGCACCGCTGAAAATGTATTGGGCATGATGGGCATACGCGAAAGTTTATTGGCAAGCGATAGAAATCAATCTGATGATAATGAACATTTTGAAGAAAATGAAAAATCCATGATTCGCAGCGTATTAACATTAGCGGAGCGCCCGATTTTTGGTGTGATGATTCCGCGCAGTGATATTGAACGCTTGGATATTTCGCAAAGCAAAGATGAGCAACGCGCCAGAATCATTGATACACCTTATTCGCGTATGTTGGTGGTGGGCAAGGCAGGTGTAGATGAACCTTTGGGTTATATCAACAAAAAAGATTTGCTGACACAATTATTGGAAACAGGTGAATTGAATATTCAGGCTGCCTTACGCCAACCGTTGATGCTGCCTGAAAGTGCTACGGCATTGATGGCGATTGAATTATTCCGCAAACATAGCGCGGATTATGCTTTGGTGGTAGATGAATTTGGTGCGATTTTGGGCATGGTTACCATGAAAGATTTGATGGAAACCATTGCTGGCGAGTTTCCCGAAGAATTTGAACGCGAAGATGAACCTGCAATGCGAGAAAATGCTGACGATAGTTTGACTGTAGATGGCGTGCTTGAATACATGGAACTTGCGCCACAGTTAAATTTACCTCCACCAGCGGAAGATGCGCAGTTCCATACGGTTGCAGGTTTAATTATGGAAGAGTTGCAAGATTTACCCGAAGTGGGCGATGCGATTGAATTTCACGGTTGGCGATTTGAAGTGGTGGAAAAAGAAGGACATCGTATTGAACGTGTAAAAATTGAACGAGTTGTGGAAGAAGAATAATTCAAATATTAAAAAGGCAGCCTGAAAGTTTTCAGGCTGCCTTTATGATTACGTTATCAATTAACGATAAGTAATGCCTTCAAATTTAGTGCTGATACGAGTACCTGCTTTACCAGCCACGATTGCTTCAATATCAGCCAATGCGCCGATAACAGCAACTTTACCAGTTTTTTCAGCAAATTCACAAGCTGCGTCTACTTTTGGACCCATAGAACCAGCAGGGAAGTTCAAGTCGCGGAATGCTTGTGGGTGAGCTTCAAAGATAGCTTTTTGGTCTTCTTTACCCCAGTTGATGTAAGTAGCGTCTACGTCAGTAGCAATTACCAACATGTCTGCATCCAATTCACGAGCCAACAATGAAGAGCACAAGTCTTTGTCAATTACGGCTTCAATACCACTCAATTTACCTTCGCTTTCAAAGTAAGTTGGGATACCGCCACCACCAGCACAGCATACAACCGCACCTTTTTCCAAAATCCATTTGATTGGATTCAATTCAAAAATGCGTTTTGGCAATGGGCTAGGTACAACACGGCGGAATTTGTCACCGTCAGCTTTGATAGACCAACCTTTTTCTGCTGCCAAACGTTCAGCTTCTTCTTTTTCGTAAACAGGGCCTACGAATTTAGTTGGGTTTTGGAATGCAGGGTCAGCTTTGTCTACTTCAACTTGAGTCAATAAGGTTGCAAATGGAACGTCTTTTGGCAACACGTTACCCATTTCTTGTTCAATCATGTAACCAATCATACCTTGAGTTTCTGCACCCAAAACATCTAATGGATAAGTTTCCACTTTGCTGTCTTGTTGATGATAAGCAGCACCTTGCAATGCCAACAAACCTACTTGTGGACCATTACCGTGAGCAATGACCAATTCATTACCTTTGTGTACTTTGGCAATTTGTTCAGCAGCAATGCGAACATTTTCACGTTGATTTTCAGCAGTCATAGGTTGACCACGACGCAACAAAGCGTTACCACCTAATGCAATTACAACACGCATAATAATTCTCCAAATTTAGATTTTCAGGCTGCCTGCAAGGTGTCTAAAATAGTTTTCAGGCTGCCTTTTAACAAAAATTAAATGATAAGATATTTTCAGGCTGCTTTCACATACGGATAACCGAGTGCTCAAGCAGCCTGAATGCTGTTAATTACAAACCAGACAAAGAAGCTACCATTACAGCTTTAATGGTGTGCATACGGTTTTCTGCTTGGTCAAATGCTACGTTAGCAGGAGATTCAAACACGTCTTCAGTTACTTCAATACCGTTAGCCAAGTGTGGATATTGTTCAGCGATTTGTTTACCCACTTTGGTTTCGCAGTTGTGGAATGAAGGCAAGCAGTGCAGGAATTTCACTTTTGGATTGCCAGTTTTTTTCATCAATTCAGCATTAACTTGGTATGGCAACAATTTGTCAATACGTTGACCCCAAGCTTCAATAGGCTCACCCATAGAAACCCAAACGTCAGTATGAACGTAGTCTACGCCTTTAACAGCTTCATCAACATTGTCAGTTACCAACATGCGTGCGCCAGATTGTTTTGCCCATTCACGGCAACGAGCTTGCAATTCTTCAGTAGGTTGCAATTCTTTTGGAGCAGCAATACGAACGTCCATACCCAATTTGCAGCCAATCATCAACAAAGAGTTTGCTACGTTGTTACGAGCATCGCCCAAGTAAACATAGCTGATTTGGCTCAAAGGTTTTTCACTGTGTTCAATCATAGTCAAAACGTCAGCCAACATTTGAGTTGGGTGCCATTCGTCAGTCAAACCATTGAATACAGGAACGCCTGCATATTGTGCCAATTCTTCAACTACAGATTGTTTGAAACCACGGTATTCAATCGCATCGTACATACGACCCAATACACGAGCAGTATCTTTCATGCTTTCTTTGTGACCGATTTGAGAAGAAGTTGGGTCAATGTAAGTAACGTTTGCACCTTGGTCAAACGCAGCAACTTCAAATGCGCAACGAGTACGAGTAGAAGTTTTTTCAAAAATCAAGGCAATGTTTTTACCAACCAGAGTTTTTTGCTCTGTACCAGCGTATTTAGCACGTTTCAAGTCACGAGACAAATCCAACAAGAAGCGGATTTCTTTTTCTGTGTGGTTAGTCAAGCTCAACAAGTGACGGTTGTTCATATTGAATGACATAATAAGACTCCTTGAAATTAAGTAGGGATAAATTTGAGATTATTTCAGGCTGCCTTTAACAAGGATAAAATGTTTCAGGCTGCCTGAAAATATTTGGTTTACATACTAAAAGAACAAATAAACAGCGAAAATAAATTAATAGTCAATGGCATCGCGTACGATAGGACAAGTCATGCAACGGCCACCACCACGACCACGACCCAATTCAGAAGATGCCACAGAGACAATTTCTACACCTGCATCACGCAACAATTTGTTGGTCAACAAGTTGCGGTCGTAACCTACTACTACACCAGGTTCTAATGCAAATACGTTGTTTGCATCATCCCATTGTTCGCGGTCAGCAGCATAGCTGTTACCACCTGTTTTAACCACACGCAATTTGCTCAAGCCCAATGCCTCTTGAACAACATCAACAAAGTGTTTGTTTTCTTTGCGGATATCCAAACCATTTGGTTTAGTTTCATCTGGACGCAAGCTAAATGGAATAATTTGGTCAACCATTTTAGGGAAGAGATTAACCAAGTCGCGGTCACAGAATGTGAAGATAGTATCCAAGTGCATAGCTGAACGCGTTTTTGGCATTGCTGCGATGATGACACGTTCTGCGGCACCTTCTTTGAACAAGTTTTGCGCCATTTGGGTAATAGCTTGCAAAGAACTGCGTTCACTCATACCTACCAATACAACACCTTTACCAATTGGGAATACGTCACCACCTTCCAATGATGCATTACCTGCATTTTCATCTGGGTCGCCGTACCATACTTTAACTTGACCAGCAAAGCGTTTGTGGAATTTATAAACGGCAGTTGTTAACAAGGTTTCTTGACGACGTGCTGGCCAGTACATTGGGTTCAGAGTAACACCGCCATAAACCCAGCTTGAGTTATCACGCATGAATTGAGTATTTGGCAATGGTGGGAAAATGAAACCTAAATCGCCTTCAGCAGCTTTTGCCAAATCAATCACGTCTTGTGAGAAGTGTTCAGTTGTTAAGTCTAAATTGCTTACACCACCAATCAAGAAACGAGCTTGTTCTTTTGAGCTTAAACCTTCAAACCAAGCACGCAATTCACCGATAAGTGGCTGACCTACCATATTAGGTGTTAATTTGCGGTCTAAAATCCATTTCAATGCTTCTTTGTTTTCAATGGTTTCAGCTAAGATTTGGTGTAGCTCCAATACTTCAATATCGCGTTCACGCATTTTTTGAACGAAGTCGCGATGGTCTTCTTGTGCGCGTTCTACCCACAATACATCATCAAACAACAAACTATCACAGTTGTCTGGAGTTAAACGTTCATGAGCTAAACCTGGTTCGCAAACCATTACCGTACGCAATTTACCTGCTTCTGAATGAACACCTAATTGAGACATGATAACACTCCTTAAAATAATGATATGCTTTCAGGCTGCCTAAAATGCTTTACTGAAAGCAACGACTATAAAATGAATGATACAACTTCACGAGTAAAACAACCTACTAAAAAACTACAAATAAACTAGCAAAAAACTGTTTATCTGTTTAATAAGCAGCCTGAAAATGTATTTTTATGCTATTTTCAGGCTGCCTTATGCTTGGATTACAAGCTTAATTTGCCTTGTGCTAAACCAATGGCTGCGATGATTGCGCCAATAAATACAATGGCAACGATGATTTTTTCAATCGTGGTAAATGCCACTTCTTTGTTTTCTTTGCGCGCCCAAACGTAGACGAAAGTGCCAGGAGCATACAGCAATGCAGATAATAATAAGTATTCCACACCAGCCGCGTAAATCAACCAAATACCGTAAACTACACCTACCCATGCAATAACGGTGTCTTTAACCAAATCTTTGTCACCCATTTCGTAAGTTTCTTTACGCATGGTCAGCAAGGCTGCGTAACCTGCAGAGAATAAGTAAGGCAGCAAAATCATGGAAGTTGCCAGTAAAATTAATTTCAAATATGTCCCTGCGGAAAATAGGGTAATAATCAGGAATAATTGAATGCAGCCGTTGGTTATCCACAATGCGTTGGCAGGTACACCATTTTTGTTTTCTTTGTGGAAAAATGCGGGCATCGTGCCATCTTTTGATGCGGCATACAGTGTTTCGCTACAAAACAAAATCCATGATAACAATGCACCCAATAGTGAAACGATTAAACCAATGGAAATAAATGCTGCACCCCAAGAACCAACTGCGCGTTCTAACACATAAGCCATTGAGGGATTTTTTAAACCTGCCAATTCAGGCTGTGTCATAATACCTGCGGACAAAACATTAACCAATACCAATAAAGCCAATACGCCGATAAAGCCTAAAATGGTTGCTTTGCCTACATCGCTGCGTTTTTCTGCGCGTGCAGAATACAAACTTGCACCTTCAATACCGATAAACACCCAAACGGTTACCAGCATCATGCTTTTGACTTGGTCTAGAACGCTACCTAGTTCAGGATTTTTCGCACCCCAAAAATCGGTGGTGAAAATATCCATTTTGAAGCTAATCAATGCGATAGCGATAAATGTGATGAGTGGTACGACTTTGGCAATAGTAATAATGGTATTTACAAAAGTGGCTTCTTTAATACCGCGCAATACCAAAGCATGAGTTGCCCATAAGAGAATGGATGCTGCAATAATAGCGGTAGGCGTATTGCCCTCTCCAAATACAGGGAAGAAATAGCCCAAAGTACCAAATAGCAGCACCAAATAACCTACGTTACCAATCCATGCGCTAATCCAGTAGCCCCAAGCAGAAGAAAAACCTAAATAATGACCAAAACCTGCTTTGGCATAGGCATAAACACCAGCGTCCAAATCGGGTTTTCTATTTGCAAGCGTTTGAAAAACAAAGGCAAGACAGAGCATGCCGATTGCGGTAATAATCCAACCAATTAAAATAGCGCCTGCTTCCGCACCTTCTGCCATATTTTGCGGTAACGAGAAAATGCCACCGCCAATCATAGAACCAATAACTAAAGCCGTTAGCGACCCTAGTTTTAATTTATTGTCTGACATAGAAATACTCCCTTCAAAATACCTGCATACTCACGCTAATTAAATTTAAAGACACAATCCCAGAATACGGAAAATCCGCAAAGTAAATTGTGAAATAATATGGCGAAGATGCGAGTATTATTGTTAATAATGTGTGTAAATTTGCTTACAAACGGCATAATACACCTTTGTGGAAAGGTTTCATTGATTTACATCAAGTTAATCACGCTATTTTCAGGCTGCCTAAAAAAATAATCTGCTTTTATTTTAAAATACTTGAAATATAAAATTTTATTTTTAGGTAAAAAAACGACATAATATTTTTTTGATAGAGTAATTGAATAGAATGAGGTGGTGAGTAGCTATATATTTAATGTAATAAGGTAAGCCAATGTAATACTTAATGGTTATTTAAATATTTGTAAAACCTATTCAGGCTGCCTGAAAACTTGTATCTAATCATTTTTAAATTAAAACAAATGGTTAAATATGATAAGTGTCAGATTCAAGAATCTGACCTATAATTTGGAGTTCTACAAGATTTCAATCAATAAACTGTTTTTCAAATAGATAAAGATGATGTGATGATATTTGAACTAAACAGAGAAACTTTCGTTTCAGGCAGCCTGAAAGTCAGTTTGCCTGATTTTTTAAACTTTTTGATACTAAGGAACTGATATGTGCGGTATCGTTGGCGCTATTCGCAGCGCAAATCACAATGTGGTTGAATTTCTCACAGACGGCTTGAAACGTCTGGAATATCGTGGCTATGACTCATCTGGCATTGCCGTGTTGATGGACGGCAAAATCAAGCGCGTGCGCCGTGTCGGTCGCGTGGCAAACATGGAGGCTGCCGCCCACGACAAAGGCGTAAGCGGACAAATCGGCATTGGACACACACGCTGGGCAACGCACGGTGGCGTAACCGAACCCAATGCGCACCCCCATATTTCGGGCGACAAAATCGCAGTTGTCCACAACGGCATTATTGAAAATTTTGAAGCCGAACGCAGCCGTTTGCGCGAATTGGGCTACGAATTTGAATCGCAAACCGACACTGAAGTGATTTCCCACAGCGTGCGCCACGAATACGAACAAAACGGCGGCGATTTGTTTGTGGCGGTTCAGGCTGCCTGCAAGCGTTTTCACGGCGCGTATGCGATTGCGGTAATGGCGCAGGATAATTCTCAAAACATGGTGGTGGCGCGTATGGGCTGCCCGCTTTTGGTGGCGTTTGGCGAAGGCGAGACGTTTATCGCGTCTGACGTGTCTGCCGTGATTGCGTTCACGCGCCAAATCAGTTATTTGGAAGACGGCGATGTGGCATTGTTGCAGGCTGGCAGCTTTGTGAAATTGGTTAATAAAAACGGCGAAGATGTGCAACGTGAAGTGAAAACATCGGGTTTGTCGTTGGCGTCTTTGGAATTGGGCGCGTACAACCATTTCATGCAAAAAGAAATCCACGAGCAGCCACGCGCCGTAGCTGACACCGCCGAAGTGTTTTTGGATGGTGGCTTTATTCCTGAAAATTTTGGCAAAAACGCGCCACAGGTTTTCCAAGAGATTGACAGCATTAAGATTTTGGCGTGTGGCACATCGTATTATTCCGCTTTGACCAGCAAATATTGGCTGGAATCCATTGCCAAAATCCCCACCGATGTGGAAATCGCCAGCGAATACCGTTACCGCGATGTCATCGCCAATCCGAAACAGTTGATTATCACGATTTCGCAATCGGGCGAGACTTTGGACACGATGGAAGCCTTGAAATTCGCGCAATCTTTGGGACACAAACACAGCTTGTCCATTTGCAATGTGATGGAATCGGCTTTGCCGCGCAACAGTGAATTGGTGTTGTACACACGCGCAGGGGCGGAAATTGGTGTGGCATCCACCAAAGCATTTACCACACAACTGGTTGTTTTATTTGGTTTGGCGGTTACTTTGGGCAGAATGCACGGTTTGGTTTCCGATGAAAAATTGGCAGCTTACACGCAAGAATTGCGCGAACTTTCAGGCAGCATTCAACACGCTTTGAACCTTGAACCGCAAATCGCGGCATGGGCGCAGAAATTTGCGAAAAAATCCAGCGCATTGTTCTTGGGGCGAGGCATTCATTACCCGATTGCTTTGGAAGGCGCGTTGAAATTAAAAGAAATTACCTATATTCACGCGGAAGCCTATCCTGCTGGCGAATTGAAGCATGGCCCACTCGCTTTGGTTGATGAGAATATGCCCGTTGTGGTCATCGCGCCGCATGACGGTTTGCTGGATAAAGTGAAAGCGAATATGCAGGAAGTATCGGCGCGTGGCGGCGAGCTGTTTGTGTTTACCGATTTGGACAGCGATTATGAAGGTGGGGTAGACAATATCCACATTATTCGCACGCCGCGTCATGTTGGTGTTTTGTCGCCGATTGTGCATACAATTCCTGTGCAATTATTGGCGTATCACACGGCTTTGGCGCGTGGCACCGATGTAGATAAACCGCGTAATTTGGCGAAATCGGTTACGGTGGAATAATTTAGTTGTATAAAAAGGCAGCCTGAAAGCAAATTTAAGCTTTGTTTTCAGGCTGCCTTTTGCATATTTTATTTAGATTAAAATTAGATTCTTGCAAAATTTTCAGGCTGCCTTTTAATTTCCTTAGCAATCTAATAATGAAAAAATAATGTTGTTTTACATGATTTTGTTAAAATAGGCAGCCTGAAAAAATCACATATTTTTATTATGAAACCACACAATATCGCCTTACTCCCAGCCGCAGGTGTAGGCAGTCGCTTCGGTGCGAATATCCCCAAACAATACGCCCGTTTGTTGAACAAACCCGTTTTGCAACACACAATCGATTTATTTGCCGCCAATCCGCGCATCAGCCA
This genomic interval carries:
- a CDS encoding PAS domain-containing protein, which gives rise to MLSTTHLNITAHQPVMPEPTITHSTHNLRNFYGDEYTIYCTEEETQFPDGCLITSRTDIHGIITHANDAFVRMSGWSRDELIGSPHSILRHPDMPAVAFKDLWDTLQRGEKWHGYVKNLRKDGGFYWVYATAVPNIRNGVVEGYTSVRRKPDPNKVVECTELYVKLLQEERAA
- a CDS encoding roadblock/LC7 domain-containing protein, with translation MSQTAFETILNQLHSDSSDILSSAIVATDGIPLCSILGRHANPDRVGGMAASMLSLGNRAVKEMVGGNLKQTIIEGSDGYIVLVQADEHTVLIVTARQDAKLGMILVYVREAAKKIQLNSHN
- a CDS encoding PAS domain-containing protein yields the protein MMNKIHNMPQPVGVYQEQQNTYFDGNSRTIYTTDIETEFPDGCLITSRTDTNGVITHANESFVKLSGWTRDEIIGQPHGILRHPDMPKAAFADMWDTLKRGEKWHGYVKNLRKDGGFYWVYATVIPNIRNGQTVGYTSVRRKPCRDKIEAAKAQYAQMLAEEHA
- a CDS encoding PhnD/SsuA/transferrin family substrate-binding protein, producing the protein MLNFLIAPDFPPEYFAGWHMFNTQLQRLTDNTIHLHTPADYREQNEMINGSKITLIYANPFDASALVRDKGYLPLARPINKSDEMIIATYADSPYNHSDELTAGCRILVTENHDIELIGLRLLESAGLTEETINFLKADTFQEAARRLIAGEAEAAFFLASTFRSFSRATLGSLKILMESHINDLSHVVLLHPDYAEFQETLRDAFVKINTTPAGQMVLEDLSIPEGFAPLSQEDAEFMIDLIETLRD
- a CDS encoding TerC family protein; amino-acid sequence: MDLSWLAEPQTWIGFATLLILEVVLGIDNLVFVAILANKVKPAQRDHARITGLTLAVVIRIIMLAFMAKIMTLTQPWFHVGSHPVSGKDLIMFVGGIFLLYKATTELHERLEGENHFAVADTHKKHAAFWGVVAQILVLDAVFSIDSVITAVAMVDHIVVAMAAVIVAMACMITASKPLTEFVDKHPTVVMLCLGFLLMIGFSLIAEAFHFHIPKGYLYAAIGFSILIEIFNQVSQKNIKRKDYISSSWRQRTAENVLGMMGIRESLLASDRNQSDDNEHFEENEKSMIRSVLTLAERPIFGVMIPRSDIERLDISQSKDEQRARIIDTPYSRMLVVGKAGVDEPLGYINKKDLLTQLLETGELNIQAALRQPLMLPESATALMAIELFRKHSADYALVVDEFGAILGMVTMKDLMETIAGEFPEEFEREDEPAMRENADDSLTVDGVLEYMELAPQLNLPPPAEDAQFHTVAGLIMEELQDLPEVGDAIEFHGWRFEVVEKEGHRIERVKIERVVEEE
- the arcC gene encoding carbamate kinase is translated as MRVVIALGGNALLRRGQPMTAENQRENVRIAAEQIAKVHKGNELVIAHGNGPQVGLLALQGAAYHQQDSKVETYPLDVLGAETQGMIGYMIEQEMGNVLPKDVPFATLLTQVEVDKADPAFQNPTKFVGPVYEKEEAERLAAEKGWSIKADGDKFRRVVPSPLPKRIFELNPIKWILEKGAVVCCAGGGGIPTYFESEGKLSGIEAVIDKDLCSSLLARELDADMLVIATDVDATYINWGKEDQKAIFEAHPQAFRDLNFPAGSMGPKVDAACEFAEKTGKVAVIGALADIEAIVAGKAGTRISTKFEGITYR
- a CDS encoding ornithine carbamoyltransferase; the encoded protein is MSFNMNNRHLLSLTNHTEKEIRFLLDLSRDLKRAKYAGTEQKTLVGKNIALIFEKTSTRTRCAFEVAAFDQGANVTYIDPTSSQIGHKESMKDTARVLGRMYDAIEYRGFKQSVVEELAQYAGVPVFNGLTDEWHPTQMLADVLTMIEHSEKPLSQISYVYLGDARNNVANSLLMIGCKLGMDVRIAAPKELQPTEELQARCREWAKQSGARMLVTDNVDEAVKGVDYVHTDVWVSMGEPIEAWGQRIDKLLPYQVNAELMKKTGNPKVKFLHCLPSFHNCETKVGKQIAEQYPHLANGIEVTEDVFESPANVAFDQAENRMHTIKAVMVASLSGL